TAGTCACCCTTACTTTTAAAATCGTTTACCACTCCTGTTACTTCTAACTCCTCATTATCAACTTTGACCCGCTTTCCGATAGCTTCTTCCTGGCCAAAAAGGACTTCTTTTAACGTTGTATTGACCACAACCGCTGATCGTTGCTTTCTTTCTCCTTTTTTAAACCCCCAGTTCCCAGAAAGCATAGTCAGGTTTAAAACTTCTGCATACCGGGTATCAGCGGTATAAATATCAGATATTACTCCTTTTCCTTTATAATCTATTGATGTGTTGAAAATATTGGCTGAATAGGGAATATTGTTGCCAGTAAAACTAAGTTGCTCCACCTGGGGCATAGAAGAGATCATATTCCGTAACGATTCGACAAGCATATTTATAGAATCTTTGCTGGTGATTCCGGGTGGCAGTCCGTAATTGACGGCCCAAACATCCTCATACTCGAAACCTTGCTGTTTTCTGTAATTATTGTAATAAAACACAGAGAGCGTAAACACTACAAAGAGCACAATAAATGAAACAAACATCTCAAGCATGAGTAAAAAATTCTGCCTTTTTTTGTTCCATATCAGTTTGAATAAATGAACTAACATATCTTTTTTTTGAGTGGTAAAAATTAGGATGCTTTTAACGCATTGACTACTTCCATCCGCGACATCCGCCATGCGGGATATACTCCCGAAAGCAGGCCGAAGAGCAGACAGGCGAGAATTCCATATGATAACACAGTGAAATTTATCGATAATGTAAAATTTGGAATCAGAGAACTATGATTTATCGTACTGAGAATAATATAAGAGAAGATGATTCCTATAACGCCACCGAGAAGGGTGAGTATAATATTCTCTACAATAAACTGCATTGCCAATGTGCCCGACGACGCACCAAATGCTTTTCGGACGCCGATCTCTGACGACCTTTCCATGATCCTGCTTACGTTTATGTTCACGAGATTTATAGTAGGAAGTAACATCAGTAGAAACACGGTAATAGCTACCACTGCCAATAAAATACCTAAGCCTGAACTGTTTTGATCCCTGGAGAACATCCGGGTAAAACTTTCCACATATGTATCTGCGTGGCTGTATAATATGGTATAGTCTTTATTTTGCGGAGGGACTTTAGCGACGATCTGTTTGTACTCTTCCTTAATCCTGGCAAGGTCAGATTTATCACGAGCTAAGACAATGCCTGTGTATGCCCCGGAGATCGAACGGTCCCTGTAATCTGATTTGGATAATGTATATGGCAGGTACAGGTCAGCGTAGATAAAAGGGCTTGTGATTGGAACACTTTTAACCACTCCAATAACCCGATATTGTACATTGTCAGTTTCAATATATTTGCCGGTTACCTTTCCTGCATCGCCGAAATACTGTTTTTTAACATCTTCAGAGATCACGGCAACCCGTTCGGCATTTTTTATATCTTGCAGTGAATATGGCTTGCCTTCCACGAAATCGTATTCAAGTACATCCCACCATGCACCATTGGTGTATTTTACATTGATAACCAGCTTTTTATTATTCACATACGTATTCGTTGCAGTAAAAATGGACGAAACGGCTATGTTTTCAGGTGTTTTCATCACCCCCGCGTAATGCTGGAAAAAGTAGAGGCTTAGCGGACCTCTCATCATCCCGCTGGCTTTCGGATTCTCCTGAACGATGGTGTTTATATATAGAGAACGGTCTCTCTTCATGTCCGGGTATCCGGGACTTGTCAGTTTATCCAGAAAGGCTGCAAGCACAATGAGGATGGTGAGTGTGATGCTGATCCCAAAAAGGCTGATGAAAGTAAAAAACTTTCTCCTGCGTAAAACGGCGAAGGCTATTTTCAAATAGTTTTTTAGCATTATCTTTTATATTAAGCTGTTACTGAACTTGCGATCCGTCAAACAAACGGACGAGCCTATGTGTCTTTTTTGCCATTAGTTCGTCGTGAGTAACCATTACGATGGTACTTCGTTCACTGTTGTTTAGCTGAAGAAGAATATTCATGATCTCTGCTCCCATTACACTGTCGAGGTTGCCTGTAGGCTCGTCGGCCAGGATAATTTCAGGCTGTCCGACGATTGCTCTTGCTATGGCAACCCTTTGTTTCTGTCCGCCTGATAACTGCGTGGGGAAATGTTTCATACGGTTGCTGAGTCCAACCTTCTCTAGTGCTTCCGAAGCGAGTCTTCTCCTTTCTCTTGCTGTCGTATCACGATAGAGCAGCGGCAACTCCACATTATCCAGCACATTCAGGTCATTGATCAAGTGAAAGCTTTGGAAAATGAAACCTATTTTTTTATTACGGAACCGGGCAAGCTGCTTATCCGACAGATGTGTTAAGGTTTGGCCGTCTATTTTAATCTCCCCTTTGCTTGGAGCATCCAGCAGTCCCATAATATTAAGCAAAGTACTTTTGCCACAACCTGAAGGGCCCATTACCGATAAGAATTCGCCTTTTTCTATAGTGAGGTTTATCTTGTCGAGTGCAATTGTTTCTATCGTATCGGTACGATACAGCTTTTCGATGTTTTCTAAATGTATCATTTGTGCTTTGTTTATTCGTATGTGATTTTCTGTTGCTTGTCAAAGTCGTATAGCGACAAATACCTGAGCTTAAAGAAGGCCCCCCAGGAATCCCGGAGTGCCGAAATATAGTCTCTTTTTGCCTGATCTTTTTCCTGAAATGCGATGCTAAGATCGGTTATACTTAAATTTCCCAGCAGGTACCTTTCCTTTGCAATTAAAAATTTGTCGGATGCAATACTGTCCGCCTCGGCTGATAAAACCAGCTGATCTTTCATCATATTAAATAGGGCCACCTCGGTAGATATCTCCTGCGAAAAGCTTTGCTTGTCCTGCTCTACCGAATATTCTGACAGTTGCAGATTGGCCTTTGCAGTTCTGCTTTTAGACAGTGAACGCCCCCAGTCGAGTATCGGAATACTAAGTTCAACCTGCAGCAACTGCTGGTTCTGCGGAGACCGGTAAACTCCTGCAAATGTTGGTGAACTCTTCGAAAATCCGAGCCGGGCCGTGAGTGTTGCGTTAATCCCGGTTTCACCTTTTGCTTTTGCAACATCTCTTTTTGCCTCCGCTATCCGTCGGGCAAAGCCGATAGCGTCGGAGCGGTTTGCATAAGCTTCTAACAGTGCCTTTTCGGCGTCAATCTTTGTATCGATCCTACACTTTGGAGGAGCCAGGATGATGCCCGTGTCCCCTAAGCCAGTATACGATCGTAAGTTAAGAGTAGCTACCTCTACATCACGTTTTGCTATGCCCACGGCTTTCTGCGATTTTAATTTTTCGAGCTTCAGTTGCAGTATTTCATTCCTCGTTATTTTGCCTAATTGAAACTTAAGGTCGGCTACCTTGAGGATGTTCTCCGTATTGCTATAGTTTGTTTCTGCTATATTCAGGTTAACTTGGGCCAGCAGCAGGTCAAAAAAATAAGAGCTGGCATTGATGGCGATTTGCTCCATCGATTCGAAATACTCCTGCTTGCTTTCTCTAAACCTGAGCGGTTCAACTTTCTGGTCCCATTTGAGCTTGTTAAAACCGAAGAGAGGCTGGCTATACCCCAAGGCATAAGGAACGCCATTGTAGAGGACGTTATTTCTGTCAAAGTCGTCAAAACGCTGTATTTCGGTAGTGCCAAAAACCGAACCTCCGGTAGCGGTTATGCTCTGGCTAAAAGAGAGATTGACCAAAGAATTATTATTTCTCACAGGCTGAAAATCTACTGTTCCGTTAGGCTGCAATACTTCTGCAAAGGTTTTGCTATAACCGGGCAATATACCAGTTAAAGTCAGCTGCGGCTGATAATTCGACCTGAAGGTTCGCCATTCCCAGAATTTTGTCTCTTTTGTTGTTGAGGCCTGTCTGGCTGGAATTGACTTTTCCTTTGCCATCTTTATTACTTCCTGCAGTGTTAACCGAAGGGTGTCTCCGCTCTGCCGGCCGATTGCCGGTACCGAAAAAAGCACTATAAATATGAAAACAAGTAACCTCATAACCTATTTCATGATATTTATTTCCTTCGCATTCCTAAAGTCGCTCATGTCTGATATCACGACGATCTCTCCTTCCCTGACATTATCCTTTAGCTCTATATAGTCGAAATTTGACATTCCGGTATGGACGGCTCGTTTAATTGCTTTCCCGTCCTGCAGTATAAAAATCTCCTGTACACCGTTGCCTTTAAATGCCGGTCCGTTCGCTACCCGTAGTACTTTGTCTTTACTATCTGTTACGAGGTAGACATCAGCTTTCATGTTAGGTCTTAATACCTTGTTGCTTTTATCATTCAGCATCACATCGAATGAAATAAGGCCGTTCTGTATTCCGGGACTGATGTTCGACACTTTTCCATGTAGCAGACTGTCGTTAATACGGATCATCGCAGGCATTCCTCTCCGAAGCTGATCAAGATAACTGTCGGAAATAGTTCCCGACAACTTAAAGCTGTTGAGATCAGCGATGCGTGCAAGAACATCACCTTCAGTAACTGTCGCGCCTATATTTTTGTTAACATAAGTTACCACTCCCGAACGGCTGGCCAGAATGTCGGCTTGTAATAGTTTCCTTTTGAGCGCGCGAAGGCCGTTCTCTTCGATAGCGGCAGCAATCTCAGATTCACGCATTTCTGATTTCATTGTCTGCTGCTTACTCCTTATTTCGTTCTCCAGCTGTTTCTTTTCAAGTTGTGCTACTTTTAGGTCCAGCTCAGCCCTCGCAACGTCTTCCCTGGTCGCTCCGCCTGCTCTGAACAGCCGTTTGTAATCTTCGAGCGAAGCCTTCAAGCTATTGATTTTCAGTTCCTTTATTTCATTATTCGATTTAAGATCATAGAAACTCTTACCGAGCTCAATTCTTAGTTTCTGGATGGTGTTCTGCCTCGATTCAAGCTGAAATCTTTGTTTTTCATACTCGGTTTGAGCAGATGACTTGTCAAGCGTTAAAATAGCCTGACAGGGACTTATTGCCGTACCGGCTTCGGTCAATACTTTCTGAACGGACGAGTTGATGGGACTTGTGATTACCTGCTCGAATTCGGGCAGGATTTCGCCGGAAGCAGTAATGGTATTTTCTATAGATCCGGTTTCTACTACCGATGTAATGATCGTCGATCTGTTGACTGACGGCTTTATCCATATCCTGAAAAGAATAAAGAAGAAAGCTATTGAAGAAAAGATTATTAGGGCTATTAGAAAACCTTTTTTCTTTCGCCGGATCAGAACTTCTTTTGGTATAATTTTGTCCATATGATATCATGGTATATACCAACAGGATACCAAAATTAATCACTTTAAAATCAATACATTACCAAAAGACCCATTAATAAAAACGCCCGAAAACGAACAAAAAGTTCTCTTCCGGGCGTCTTAAGCCTACATTAATTCTATCCGCGAAGCTCTTATAACTATTTCATCCTGCTGAAATAGTTTTTCCATGTGGCCTTTGAAAAAGGCCCACCACATTCTGTCAAGATCGTCGGCCATCACTTCATAAATGATGATCTTGTCTTTAACTATTTTTTCATCATTCTCCTTCCATAATCCGGTAGCTGGTGAATTTGAATGGGCGGTAACCCCGCCAAATTTTGAAGTCAGCATGATTCTGATCTCAGAATAATATTCAGAAGGAAAAGGCTCTTTTTGATTGTTGTATAGGGGGATTAAGATTTGGACCAGATGCATGTTTACTTAAGTAAATGAACCCAATGCCTTTTTAAATCAGGATCGGGTTCAAATTTTATCAGGAAAGTTCGGCTGATTTAGCCCAGATATTTATAGATGCATCCCGCGCATATTTATCTATTTCAGCCAGCTCGGCTTCCGTAAAGTTTGAATTCTCAATGGCTCTGACGCTGTCGACCACCTGTTCAGGCCGACTTGCGCCTATGAGCGCAGAGGTAATACGACCGTTCCTCAGCACCCAGGCAATAGCCATTTGTGCGAGTGTCTGTCCCCTTCTTTGAGCAATTGCATTCAGCGCACGGATATTTGCAAGGTTCTTCTCATTCAGAAATTCGGGTCTGAGTGATTTACCGAGAGTCGCCCGACTTCCCTCAGGGACCTCTTTGAGATATTTATCAGTGAGCATTCCTTGTGCAAGCGGCGAAAATACGATAGAGCCTATACCCAGGTCATCCAGCGTATCTGGTAGCCCATCTTCTTCAATCCATCGGTTTAGCATGGAATAGCTGGGCTGATGGATTAAGCATGGCGTACCAAGTTCCTTCAATATAGCTGCTGCTTCTCGCGTACGGTGGGAATTATAGGACGATATCCCTGCATAAAGAGCCCTTCCTGAGCGCACAATATGGTCGAGGGCCATCATTGTTTCTTCAAGCGGGGTATCAGGATCGAAGCGATGAGAATAGAATATGTCAACATAATCCAGCCCCATTCTTTTCAGGCTTTGATCACAGCTGGAAATGAGATATTTCCGACTTCCCCACTCTCCATAGGGACCCGGCCACATATTGTAACCAGCCTTGGATGAAATGATCAACTGGTCGCGGTATCCGGCAAAATCTT
The window above is part of the Arcticibacter tournemirensis genome. Proteins encoded here:
- a CDS encoding ABC transporter permease; the encoded protein is MLVHLFKLIWNKKRQNFLLMLEMFVSFIVLFVVFTLSVFYYNNYRKQQGFEYEDVWAVNYGLPPGITSKDSINMLVESLRNMISSMPQVEQLSFTGNNIPYSANIFNTSIDYKGKGVISDIYTADTRYAEVLNLTMLSGNWGFKKGERKQRSAVVVNTTLKEVLFGQEEAIGKRVKVDNEELEVTGVVNDFKSKGDYQEPGNGLFRIPDSIDHQAQSMILLKISPDADAAFEAKLYKAVSNFSKNTSVEIEHLSKKREAKNRLTLIPMLILFTVASFLIINVALGLFGVLWYTINRRKPEIGLRRAVGASGTDISGQISGEALVLTTISVLAGCFFAVQFPLLNVFDLPSNVYFAAILLSVTFIYLLVIICSVYPARQAASIYPALALHEE
- a CDS encoding ABC transporter permease, which encodes MLKNYLKIAFAVLRRRKFFTFISLFGISITLTILIVLAAFLDKLTSPGYPDMKRDRSLYINTIVQENPKASGMMRGPLSLYFFQHYAGVMKTPENIAVSSIFTATNTYVNNKKLVINVKYTNGAWWDVLEYDFVEGKPYSLQDIKNAERVAVISEDVKKQYFGDAGKVTGKYIETDNVQYRVIGVVKSVPITSPFIYADLYLPYTLSKSDYRDRSISGAYTGIVLARDKSDLARIKEEYKQIVAKVPPQNKDYTILYSHADTYVESFTRMFSRDQNSSGLGILLAVVAITVFLLMLLPTINLVNINVSRIMERSSEIGVRKAFGASSGTLAMQFIVENIILTLLGGVIGIIFSYIILSTINHSSLIPNFTLSINFTVLSYGILACLLFGLLSGVYPAWRMSRMEVVNALKAS
- a CDS encoding ABC transporter ATP-binding protein; amino-acid sequence: MIHLENIEKLYRTDTIETIALDKINLTIEKGEFLSVMGPSGCGKSTLLNIMGLLDAPSKGEIKIDGQTLTHLSDKQLARFRNKKIGFIFQSFHLINDLNVLDNVELPLLYRDTTARERRRLASEALEKVGLSNRMKHFPTQLSGGQKQRVAIARAIVGQPEIILADEPTGNLDSVMGAEIMNILLQLNNSERSTIVMVTHDELMAKKTHRLVRLFDGSQVQ
- a CDS encoding TolC family protein produces the protein MRLLVFIFIVLFSVPAIGRQSGDTLRLTLQEVIKMAKEKSIPARQASTTKETKFWEWRTFRSNYQPQLTLTGILPGYSKTFAEVLQPNGTVDFQPVRNNNSLVNLSFSQSITATGGSVFGTTEIQRFDDFDRNNVLYNGVPYALGYSQPLFGFNKLKWDQKVEPLRFRESKQEYFESMEQIAINASSYFFDLLLAQVNLNIAETNYSNTENILKVADLKFQLGKITRNEILQLKLEKLKSQKAVGIAKRDVEVATLNLRSYTGLGDTGIILAPPKCRIDTKIDAEKALLEAYANRSDAIGFARRIAEAKRDVAKAKGETGINATLTARLGFSKSSPTFAGVYRSPQNQQLLQVELSIPILDWGRSLSKSRTAKANLQLSEYSVEQDKQSFSQEISTEVALFNMMKDQLVLSAEADSIASDKFLIAKERYLLGNLSITDLSIAFQEKDQAKRDYISALRDSWGAFFKLRYLSLYDFDKQQKITYE
- a CDS encoding efflux RND transporter periplasmic adaptor subunit, which encodes MDKIIPKEVLIRRKKKGFLIALIIFSSIAFFFILFRIWIKPSVNRSTIITSVVETGSIENTITASGEILPEFEQVITSPINSSVQKVLTEAGTAISPCQAILTLDKSSAQTEYEKQRFQLESRQNTIQKLRIELGKSFYDLKSNNEIKELKINSLKASLEDYKRLFRAGGATREDVARAELDLKVAQLEKKQLENEIRSKQQTMKSEMRESEIAAAIEENGLRALKRKLLQADILASRSGVVTYVNKNIGATVTEGDVLARIADLNSFKLSGTISDSYLDQLRRGMPAMIRINDSLLHGKVSNISPGIQNGLISFDVMLNDKSNKVLRPNMKADVYLVTDSKDKVLRVANGPAFKGNGVQEIFILQDGKAIKRAVHTGMSNFDYIELKDNVREGEIVVISDMSDFRNAKEINIMK
- the mgrA gene encoding L-glyceraldehyde 3-phosphate reductase, translated to MNWTPNPERYEKMKYNRCGKSGLKLPAISLGLWHNFGDDVAHQTKQAICRQAFDLGITHFDLANNYGPPPGSAESAFGRILREDFAGYRDQLIISSKAGYNMWPGPYGEWGSRKYLISSCDQSLKRMGLDYVDIFYSHRFDPDTPLEETMMALDHIVRSGRALYAGISSYNSHRTREAAAILKELGTPCLIHQPSYSMLNRWIEEDGLPDTLDDLGIGSIVFSPLAQGMLTDKYLKEVPEGSRATLGKSLRPEFLNEKNLANIRALNAIAQRRGQTLAQMAIAWVLRNGRITSALIGASRPEQVVDSVRAIENSNFTEAELAEIDKYARDASINIWAKSAELS